CGCTTCCGCGCGGGTCAGGGCTTCAAGGACCTGGTGAGCGGCTCGAAGAAGCTCCCGAAGAACGACATCGCGGTCAAGAAGGCCCCCAAGGGCAGCCTGTCCGGTCCGTCGGCCACGATCTCCAAGGCCGCGGGCAAGAAGGCCGCCGCCAAGAAGACCGCGGCGAAGAAGGCCACGGGAGCGGCGAAGAAGACCACCGCGGCGAAGAAGACCGCGGCCAAGAAGGCCACCGGAGCGGCGAAGAAGGCCACGGGCGCGGCGAAGAAGACCACCGCGGCGAAGAAGACCGCGGCCAAGACCACCGCGACGGCGAAGAAGACCGCGGCGAAGAAGGCTCCCGCCAAGAAGGCGACCGCCAAGAAGGCCCCGGCCAAGAAGTCGACCGCCCGCAAGACCACCGCCAAGAAGGCCACCGCCCGCAAGAAGTAGCAGCCGGCGGCAGCGGGCGAACAGGGCTCTCACGCGCCGGGCCGGACTCCCTCTCGGAGTCCGGCCCGCGGCGTTTTCCCAGGTCGTTCAGAGGGTCTGGAGCGTCACCAGCGTGATCCGGCGGTCCTCGCCCGCCCCCTCCGTCTCGATCCGCACCCGCTGACCCGGCCGAAGCAGCCGCAGGCCCCCCGCGTCGAACGCCGCCGCGTCGAAGGGCACGGGCGTGCCGTCGTCGAGCAGTACCTGCCCGCTGCGGCTTTCGGGGTCGTACGTGTACGCGGTCGCCTGCATGGCGGCAGCCTACTGCCCGGCGATCAGCAACCGCGCCGCCACCGCCGCCGTCCGGGGCCCCACCCCCAGTGCCAGGGCGGAGCGCAGATCACCGCCGGTGTCGACGTCCTGCCGTACGGAATCCACCGCGCCGAGGGACAGTTCCACCGCGCCGGACGCCCGGTGGCGGACCCGGGAATCCGGACCGAATGCCGGGGACAATTCGACGCCCGTCACTGCGGTCAGCAAGGTCGTGCCGATTCCGGCCGCGTCCGGGAGAAAAGCGCGCGAGAATTGCCCGGCCGCCGCCAGGACCCGCGCCAATTCCGCCGGCCGCAACGCGGGGAGATCCGCGTTGAGTGCCGCCACCGGAGTTCCGGGACGTGCCGCGCGGACCGTCGCGGCGCCGTGCGCCAGCGCCGCGTTCAGACCGCCCCGGGGCTCGTCCGTGACGAGGGCCGCGCCGAGCGCCGCCAGCTCCCGCCCGGCCCGTGCGTCGTTCGTGACGACTGCCACATCCGCGACCGCCGGGCAGGCCAGCGCGGCTGCCACGGCGTCCTGGGCGAACGCCAGCGCGAGATCCGGCCGGACCCCGTCGTCCGCGGTGTCCGACAGCCTGCTCTTGGCCCGGGCGAGGGGCTTCACGGGTACGACCAAGGTCCACTGCACGAGCGTTCCGTCCTTCTCTCGTCGCCGTCATTGTCACCTGGGAGACCTGGCGGTTCACTCGCCGGGGCGTACGGTGTTCTCGACAGACGGGCGGCCCGGGGCGACACTTGTCCGGCCCCAGGCCCTGGAGGAAAGGTGTCAGCGTGCCCCGCCGCAGAATCGGCTTCTGGTACCGCCTGGCCGCGGTGATCTGCAAACCGCCGCTCATGGTTCTGATCAAGCGGGACTGGCGGGGAATGGAGAACATTCCGGCCGACGGCGGATTTATCACCGCCGTGAACCACAATTCGCACGTGGACCCCTTCGCGTACGCGCACTATCAGTACAACACCGGGCGCGTCCCCCGATTCCTGGCGAAGAGCGGCCTTTTCAAGAAGGGCTTCGTCGGCGCCGCGATGCGGGGCACCGGACAGATCCCCGTCTACCGCGAGAGCACGGACGCCCTCAGCGCCTTCCGGGCCGCGATCGAGGCCGTGGAGCGCGGCGAGTGCGTCGCCTTCTACCCCGAGGGCACCCTCACCCGCGACCCGGACGGCTGGCCGATGACCGCCAAGACCGGTGCCGCGCGCGTCGCCCTGCAGACCAAGTGCCCGGTGATCCCGGTCGCCCAGTGGGGCTGCAACGAACTGCTGCCGCCCTACGCCAAGAAGCCGAACCTCCTACCGCGCAAGACCCATCGCGTGCTGGCGGGGCCGCCGGTCGACCTCTCGCGGTTCTACGACCGGGAGATGACCGCGGAGCTGCTGAAGGAGGCCACCGAGGTCATCATGGCCGCCGTCACCGGCCACCTGGAGGAGATCCGGGGCGAGAGGGCACCCCGGACCCCCTACGACCCGCGCCGCGAGCGGATCGAGCAGCGGCGCCGTACGCAGTCGCAGACACCGTCGCAGTCGCAGAAGGCGCCGGCACGGACGCGGGGAACGCAGGCAGAAGGGCAGAGCACGTGAGCAAGCCGGTCAAGGCGGCCGTCTTCGGCACCGGATCCTGGGGCACCGCCTTCGGCACGGTCCTCGCCGACGCGGGGTGCGACGTCACCCTGTGGGGGCGCCGCGCCGACCTCGCCGACGCAGTCAACTCCACCCGGACCAACCCGGACTACCTGCCCGGCGTGGAACTCCCCGCCGGCCTGCGGGCCACCACCGACGCCGCCGAGGCCGCGCGCGACGCCGACTTCACGGTCCTCGCCGTCCCCTCCCAGACGCTGCGCGCCAACCTCGCCGCCTGGACGCCGCTGCTGGCGCCCGACACGGTCCTGGTGTCGCTGATGAAGGGCGTCGAACTCGGCTCCGCGATGCGGATGAGCGAGGTCATCGAGGACGTCGCCAAGGTCGGCGCCGAGCGCATCGCCGTGGTCACCGGGCCCAACCTGGCCCGCGAGATCGCCGCCCGCATGCCGGCCGCCGCCGTGGTCGCCTGCCCCGACGAATCCGTCGCCCAGCGCCTCCAGACCGCCTGCCACACGCCGTACTTCCGCCCGTACACGAACACCGACGTCGTCGGCTGCGAACTGGGCGGCGCCGTGAAGAACGTGATCGGGCTGGCCGTCGGCATCGCGGACGGCATGGGCCTGGGCGACAACGCCAAGGGGTCCCTGATCACCCGCGGCCTCGCCGAGACCACCCGCCTCGGGGTCGCCCTCGGCGCCGACCCGCTGACCTTCTCCGGACTGGCCGGGCTCGGCGACCTGGTGGCGACCTGCTCGTCCCCGCTGTCCCGCAACCACACCTTCGGCACCAACCTGGGCAAGGGCATGACCCTCCAGGAGACCATCGCGGTCACCAAGCAGACCGCCGAGGGCGTCAAGTCCTGCGAGTCGGTGCTGGATCTGGCGCGCAGGCACGGCGTCGACATGCCGATCACCGAGACCGTGGTCGCCATCGTGCACGAGGGCAAGCCCCCGGTCGTCGCGGTCAAGGAGCTGATGTCGCGCAGCGCGAAGCCCGAACGACGCTGAGCGACACCGGACGGCACCCCGGGCGCCACCCGCGCCACGCGGCCCCGCCGACGCTGTCTCGCGGCCCTACGGGCGGGTACTCTCAACGCGATATGAGCACCGAGAACCTCCCCCAGAGCCCCGAGCAGCCGCCTCGCAAGCCGCGTGTGGCCGTCGTGTTCGGCGGGCGCAGCTCCGAACACGGGATCTCCGTGGTCACCGCCGGCGCCGTCCTCGCGGCCATCGACCGGACCAAGTACGACGTCCTGCCGATCGGCATCACCAGGGACGGCCGCTGGGCCCTCACCGCCGACGAACCGGAACGCATGGCGATCTCCGAGCGCCGTACGCCCGACGTCGAGGAACTGGCCGAGTCGGCCGAGGGCGCCGTGGTGCTGCCCGTCGACCCCGCCAACCGCGAAGTCGTTTACAGCGAACCCGGCGCGGTGCCCAAGGCGCTGGGCGAGGTCGACGTCGTCTTCCCCGTGCTGCACGGCCCGTACGGCGAGGACGGCACCCTCCAGGGACTCCTGGAGCTGTCCGGTGTGCCCTACGTCGGCGCGGGCGTGCTCGCCTCGGCCGTCGGCCAGGACAAGGAGTACATGAAGGCGGTGTTCGCCTCCTACGGGCTGAAGGTCGGCCCGTACGTGGTGATCCGGCCCCGCGAGTGGGAGCAGGACCGTTCCGGCGCCCGCGGGAAGATCGTCGACTTCGCCGGCGAGCACGGCTGGCCGCTGTTCGTGAAGCCCGCACGCGCGGGTTCCTCGATCGGCATCACCAAGGTCGACGACATGGCCGGACTCGACGAGGCGATCGAGGAGGCCCGGCGCCACGACCCGAAGATCCTGGTCGAGGCGACCCTGCGCGGCCGGGAGATCGAGTGCGGGGTGCTGGAGTTCGAGGACGGCCCCCGGGCCTCCGTCCCCGCCGAGATCCCGCCGCCCTCGGAGCACGCGTACTACGACTTCGAGGCCAAGTACATCGACTCCACCCCCGGCATCGTGCCCGCCCCGCTGACGCCCGAGGAGACCGCCGAAGTCCAGCGCCTCGCCGTCGCGGCGTTCGACGCGGCCTCCTGCGAGGGGCTGGTGCGCGCGGACTTCTTCCTCACCGAGGACGGCGAGTTCGTGATCAACGAGATCAACACCATGCCCGGATTCACGCCCATCTCCATGTACCCGCAGATGTGGCAGGCGAGCGGTGTCGGCTACCCGGAGCTGGTGGACCGGCTGGTCCAGGCGGCGCTGCGGCGCCCGACGGGGCTGCGCTGACGTCTGCCGCCCCGCTCACCTACAGAAGGCGACCCCCTCGGGGGTCGCCTTCTCGCAGTATGATCAGCGGGTTTCCCCGGCCCGCAGGCGGCAGCGTGTTGTCCGGGTTCCGCCACAGCTTCGTGACCGGGGCCCGGGCCGGGAACCGCCGCCGACCCGCTGTCGTCTGCTGAGGAGCAGCCGACGGCGGCGATCAACAGTACGAGAGCGAGCGGGCGGAAGGGGGGTCAGAGATGAACCACGGGGCAGGTCAGTGTGCGTGTGATGCCGTCCACCTGCTGGACCTTGGCGACCACCATGCGACCGAGTTCGTCGACGGTGTCGGACTGGGCGCGCACGATGACGTCGTAGGGTCCTGTCACGTCCTCGGCCGTGATCACCCCGGGGATCTTGCTGATCGTCTCGGCGACGGTCGACGCCTTGCCGACCTCCGTCTGGATCAGGATGTACGCCTGTACCACGGAACCTCCAGAGCGGCCACGAGGATCATGTGGGGAAAAGGAACGCCACGGTATCGCGTAGCCGCTCTCCGCGGGGAGACCCGTGGGCCGCGGGCCCCGCGCGCCGGGGTGGCGGAATGACACGAGTTGACGATCACGCCGACCGTGGCGACGGTCATTTCGACCGTAACGAGGACAGAGATGACGCGCGACCGGGCACGGACAGGGACAGAAGGGGAGCCAAGGCGATGAAGGGCACTGTTGGTGAGCTGGGGGAGTTCGGGCTCATCAGGGAGCTCACCTCCCGTCTCACCACCACCCCGGCGGTCCGGGTGGGACCCGGCGACGACGCCGCGGTGGTGGCCGCGCCCGACCGCCGGGTGGTGGCCAGCACCGACATTCTCGTGGAGGGGCGGCACTTCCGCCGGGACTGGTCCACCGCGTACGACGTGGGCCGCAAGGCCGCCGCGCAGAACCTCGCGGACATCGCCGCCATGGGCGCGGTGCCGACCGCGCTCCTGCTCGGCCTGGTCGTCCCCGCCGAACTGCCGGTGACCTGGCCGACCGAGCTGATGGACGGCCTGCGCGACGAGTGCCAGGTGGCCGGCGCCTCCGTGGTCGGCGGCGACGTGGTGCGCGGCGACACCATCACCGTCTCCATCACCGCGCTGGGCGACCTGCGCAACCAGGAGCCCGTCACCCGGGGCGGCGCCCAGCCCGGCGACCTCGTCGCGGTGACCGGCTGGCTGGGCTGGTCCGCCGCCGGGTTCGCCGTGCTGTCCCGCGGCTTCCGCTCGCCGCGCGCCTTCGTCGAGGCCCACCGGCGCCCCGAGCCCCCGTACCACGCGGGTCCGGCCGCGGCCGGGCTCGGCGCCACCGCCATGTGCGACGTGAGCGACGGGCTCATCGCCGACCTGGGGCACATCGCCGAGGCCAGCAAGGTCAGGATCGACGTCCGCTCCGGCCAGATCGACATCCCGTCCCAGATGAACGACATCGGGCAGGCCGTCGGTGTCGACCCCATGCAGTGGGTGCTCACCGGGGGAGAGGACCACGCGATCGTGGCGACCTTCCCGCCGGACGTGAAGCTGCCCGCCCGCTGGAAGGTCATCGGCGAGGTCCTCAACCCCTCCGCGCTGCCCCAGGTGACCGTCGACGGGGCCCCCTGGACCAGCAAGGGCGGCTGGGACCACTTCGGCGGGGAGGTCGAGGCATGAGGCCGCCCCTGGTGCTCACCGTGGCCGGCTCCGACTCCGGCGGCGGCGCCGGCATCCAGGCCGACCTGAAGACCATGCTCGCCCTCGGCACGCACGGCATGAGCGTGCTCACCGCGGTCACCGCGCAGAACTCCCTCGGCGTGCAGGGCGCCTGGGAGCTGCCCGTGGACGCGGTACGGGCCCAGTACCGCAGCGTCGTCGACGACATCGGCGTCCAGGCGGTCAAGACCGGGATGCTCGCCTCCGCGGAACTGGTGGAGACGGTCGCCGAATTGCTCGGCGGCACGGACGCCCCGGCCGTCGTCGACCCGGTCGGCGTCTCCAAGCACGGGGACGCGCTGCTCGCCGCCTCCGCCCTGGACTCGGTCCGCACCAAGCTGCTGCCGGTGGCCACCGTCGCCACCCCGAATCTCGACGAGGTCGCGCAACTGACCGGCGTACGCGTCGAGTCCGAGGGCGACCTGCGCCGGGCGGCCGCCGCCCTGCTGGAGTACGGGCCGCGCTGGGCGCTGATCAAGGGCGGCCACCTGCGCGGCGAGGCCGTGGACCTGCTCACCGACGGCTCCGAGGAGCACTGGCTGCGCGCCCCGCGCCTCGACAACCGGCACACGCACGGCACGGGCTGCACCCTCGCGTCGGCCATCGCGTGCGGCCTGGCGAAGGGGCGGTCGGTGCCGGATGCGGTGACCGGGGCGAAGGCATACGTCACCGGGGCGATCGGGGCCGGGTTCGCGCTCGGCGACGGGATCGGGCCGGTGGATCACGGCTGGGCGCTCGGGCGGGGCACCGCCTGAGCCGCGCGTGACCTACGAGTGTGACCTACGAACGTGGCCTGTGAGCACGGCAAAAAGCCGGTCCACCCGAGGTGGACCGGCTCCCTGCAGCGGACCAGGCAGTGGCCGCGCGCTCAGCTGACGCGTCAGCGCGAGACCTTGCCGGCCTTGATGCACGAGGTGCAAGCGTTCACGCGCTTCGGCGTCCCGCCCTCCACGGTACGCACGCGCTGGATGTTGGGGTTCCAGCGACGGGGCGTACGGCGGTGGGAGTGCGAGATGTTGTTGCCGAAGCCCGGCCCCTTGCCGCAGACGTCGCAGTTGGCAGCCACGGGTCACTCCAAAGACTTCAGATGCACTTACGGTTGATCCCGGCATGCCGGGATCAAGTTCTCGGACTCGACGGTCCGGGATCTGAGTGGCGGTGCCAGGGGGATGGCCCGATCGGGATCGGGCAACCGGAGCAGCATACAACGGCTGCTCCCGTACAACGAAACTACCACGGCAGCTCAGGGGCCCGCCCCGGCCCTCTTCCGCCGGGCACCCGCCCAAGGTCTACGCTGCCAGCCACGGCCGGCAGCTCAGGGAGGCACAGGTGGCGCAGGTGCCGCAGAGGTTCTTCGACGCTCTGGCGGTGCGTACCTGGTGCGGTCTGTCGCTGCGCGCGCTGGGACGGGCGCGCGAGGAGATCGACGCGATCAACGTCTATCCCGTCGCGGACGGGGACACCGGCACGAACCTCTATCTGACCCTCGAATCGGCCGTCGCGGCCGTGGAGGCCGTGTTCGCGGCGCACGAGCTGGACGACGGGGCGCCGGAGGCCGCCGACGGCCCCTCGCTGACGGAGACCGTCGGCGCGATGGCCCACGGAGCGCTGATCGGCGCGCGGGGCAACTCCGGGACGATCCTCGCGCAGCTGCTGCGCGGCATGGCCCAGGTGCTCACCGCGCGGAGTGAGTCCGCGCACACCGAGGGCCCCGGCCTGCGGCTGGCCCTGCGGAACGCGGCCGAGTCCGCCCGCCAGGCCGTGGCCCACCCGGTCGAGGGCACCGTCCTGACCGTCGCCTCCGCCGCCGCCGACGCGGCCGACGACGCGGAGGGCGACTGCGCGGAGGTGGCCCGCGCGGCCTACGAGGGTGCTCGCGCGGCGCTCGCCGCCACCCCGGCCCAGCTGCCGGTCCTGGAGCGCGCCGGAGTGGTCGACGCCGGCGGACACGGGCTCGTGACGGTCCTCGGGGCCCTGGTGGAGACGTTCACCGGGCGGGCGCCCGGCCCGGGAGTGGCCGCCGTCACGCACGCGCGCGTGGAGCCGCACGAGGGCGTCCCGCCGGAAGCGTCCCCGGCGCCGGGCGACGAGGCCCTCGCGGGGGAGTGCGCGGTGACCGAGGCCGACCGCCGCGACGAGCCCGCCTTCGAGGTGATCTACCTCCTGGAGGCCGAGGACGCGGCCGTCACGCGGCTGCGGCAGCGGCTCGACGCGCTCGGGGACTCGCTCGTCGTGGTCGGCGGCGACGGGCTGTGGAACGTCCACGTGCACGTCGACGACGCGGGCGCCGCCGTCGAGGCGGGCGTCGAGGCCGGGCGGCCCCACCGGATCCGTATCACCCACTTCGGGCACGGTGACGTCCACACCGCCGGGACCGGCCGCCCGCCCCGGGAACGGAGCCGCCGCGCCGTGGTGGCCGTGGTACCGGGGGAGGGGCTGGCCGGGCTGTACGCCGAGGCCGGCGCGACCACCCTGCTCGCCCGCCCCGGGGAGCCGCCCGCCAGCGGGGAGCTGGTCCAGGCCGTACGGAGGGCGCACGCGCACGAGGTCGTCCTGCTGCCCAACGACGCCGAGCTGCGCCACACCGCCGCCGCGGCCGCCGAGCAGGCCCGTGCCGAAGGCGTCAGGGTCGCCCTCATCCCCACCCGCTCCGCGGTCCAGGGCATCGCCGCGCTCGCCGTGCACGAACCCGAGCGGCGTTTCGACGAGGACGTGGTGGCGATGACCTCCGCGGCCGGCGCCACCCGCTACGCCGAGGTCACCGTCGCCGAACACCGGTCCTGGACCACGGCGGGCATCTGCCAGGCCGGTGACGTGCTCGGCCTCATCGACGGCGACGTGGCGGTCATCGGCGCGGACGTCACGGAGGTCGCGGCGACCGTCCTGGACCGGATGCTCTCGGCCGGCGGCGAGCTGGTCACCCTGGTCCTCGGCGACGAGGTGCCCGGGACCGTCACCGAACACCTGGAGGCCCGGGTCCGCGAGGCGTACCTCGCGGTCGACACCGTGGTCCACCGGGGCGGCCGGCAGGGGGCGCTGCTGCTGGTCGGCGTGGAGTAGTACGGCGCTTCCCGCGACCGTTGTCAGTGGCGTGGTGTGCAATGGATCTCGTGCCCGCACTGCGAGAACCCCTGAAGAAGGTCCTCGGCCCCGCCACCGCGAAGGTGATGGCCGAGCACCTCGGCCTGCACACCGTCGGCGACCTCCTCCACCACTACCCCCGCAGATACGAGGAGCGCGGCCAGCTCACCCACCTCGCCGACCTGCCCATGGACGAGCACGTCACGGTGGTGGCCCAGGTCGCCGACGCCCGGCTGCACACCTTCGCCTCGTCCAGGGCCCCGCGCGGCAAGGGGCAGCGCCTGGAGGTGACCATCACGGACGGCAGCGGCCGCCTCCAACTGGTCTTCTTCGGCAACGGCGTCCACAAGCCCCACAAGGAACTCCTGCCGGGCACCCGCGCGATGTTCGCGGGCAAGGTCTCCGTCTTCAACCGCCGCCTGCAACTGGCCCATCCTGCGTACGAGTTGCTGCGCGCCGACGATGGCGACGAAGCGAGCGAGAGCGTCGAGTCCTGGGCCGGCGCCCTCATCCCCCTCTACCCGGCCACCGCCAAACTGGAGTCCTGGAAGATCGGCAAGGCGATCCAGACGGTGCTGCCGAGCGCCCAGGAGGCCGTCGACCCGCTCCCCGGCTCCCTGCGCGAGGGCCGGGGCCTGGTCTCCCTGCCCGAGGCCCTCCTCAAGATCCACCGCCCGCACACCAAGGCCGACATCGAGGACGCCCGCGCCCGCCTGAAGTGGGACGAGGCCTTCGTCCTCCAGGTCGCGCTGGCCCGCCGCCGCCACGCCGAGACCCAACTCCCCGCCGTCCCCCGCAAACCCGCCCAGGACGGCCTGCTCACCGCCTTCGACGACCGCCTCCCCTTCACCCTCACCGACGGCCAGCAGAAGGTCTCCCGCGAAATCTTCGACGACCTCGCCACCGACCACCCGATGCACCGGCTGCTCCAGGGGGAGGTGGGCAGCGGGAAGACGATGGTGGCCCTGCGCGCCATGCTCGCCGTCGTCGACGCGGGTGGACAGGCCGTGATGCTCGCGCCCACCGAGGTGCTCGCGCAGCAGCATCACCGGTCGGTCGTCGAGATGATGGGGGAGCTGGCCGAGGGGGGAATGCTGGGCGGTGCCGAGCACGCCACCAAGGTGGTGCTGCTCACCGGGTCCATGGGCGCCGCCGCCCGGCGGCACGCCCTGCTCGACCTGGCCACCGGCGAGGCCGGCATCGTCATCGGCACGCACGCGCTGATCGAGGACAAGGTGCGGTTCCACGACCTCGGCCTGGTCGTCGTCGACGAACAGCACCGCTTCGGCGTCGAGCAGCGCGACGCCCTGCGCGGCAAGGGGAAGCAGCCCCCGCACCTGCTCGTCATGACCGCCACCCCGATCCCGCGCACCGTCGCCATGACCGTCTTCGGCGACCTGGAGACCTCGGTCCTGGACCAGCTCCCGGCCGGCCGGTCCCCGATCGCCAGCCACGTCGTCCCGGCCGCCGACAAGCCCCACTTCCTCTCCCGGGCCTGGGAAAGGGTCCGGGAGGAGGTGTCCAACGGCCACCAGGCGTACGTCGTCTGCCCGCGCATCGGCGACGAGGAGGACGACCCCGGCAAGAAGGGTGCCCCGCGGAAGTCGCCGGAGGACGACGCCGAGAAGCGGCCCCCGCTGGCCGTCATCGACATCGCCGAGCAGCTGGCGAAGGGCGCCCTGCAGGGCCTCAAGGTCGAGATCCTGCACGGCCGTATGCAGCCCGACGACAAGGACGCGGTCATGCGCCGCTTCGCCGCCGGGGAGACCGACGTGCTGGTCGCCACGACCGTCATCGAGGTCGGTGTCAACGTCCCCAACGCCACCGCGATGGTGATCATGGACGCGGACCGCTTCGGCGTCTCCCAGCTGCACCAGCTGCGCGGCCGGGTCGGTCGCGGCTCCGCCGCCGGTCTGTGCCTGCTGGTCACCGAGATGCCCGAAGCGAGCGCGGCCCGCCAGCGGCTGAACGCGGTCGCCGGCACCCTCGACGGCTTCGAGCTCTCCCGCATCGACCTCGAACAGCGCCGGGAGGGCGACGTCCTCGGCCAGGCCCAGTCCGGTGCCCGCACCTCCCTGCGGGTCCTCGCCGTCATCGAGGACGAGGAGATCATCGCGGAGGCACGACAGGAGGCCGCGGCCCTGGTGGCCACCGACCCGGAGCTGACCGGCCTGCCCGGACTGAAGACGGCGCTGGAGGCACTCTTGGACGAGCAGAGGGAGCAGTACCTGGAAAAGGGCTGAGCACCACCCACCCAGGGGCGCGTGGCTGTGCCGATGTGCGGCTCCGCCGCGTGGGCGCGACCAGCCACACTGAACGTAGAGTCGCTCACAACCAAGGACCACAGATGACCCGAGTGATCGCCGGCAAAGCCGGCGGACGCCGCCTCACCGTCCCGCAGGGAACCGGCACCCGCCCCACCTCCGACCGCGCACGCGAGGGACTCTTCTCCACGTGGCAGTCCCTGCTCGGCGGCCCGCTGGACGGGGAGCGCGTCCTCGACCTGTACGCCGGTTCCGGCGCCGTCGGCCTGGAGGCGCTGTCCCGGGGCGCGGGACACGTCCTGCTCGTCGAGGCCGACGCCCGCGCCGTCCGCACCGTCCGGGAGAACGTCAAGGCGCTCGGCCTGCCCGGCGCCGAGGTCCGGGCGGGCAAGGCGGAGCAGACCATCCGCACCCCCGCCCCCGGGGAGCCTTACGACATCGTCTTCCTGGACCCG
The Streptomyces sp. NBC_01723 genome window above contains:
- the recG gene encoding ATP-dependent DNA helicase RecG encodes the protein MDLVPALREPLKKVLGPATAKVMAEHLGLHTVGDLLHHYPRRYEERGQLTHLADLPMDEHVTVVAQVADARLHTFASSRAPRGKGQRLEVTITDGSGRLQLVFFGNGVHKPHKELLPGTRAMFAGKVSVFNRRLQLAHPAYELLRADDGDEASESVESWAGALIPLYPATAKLESWKIGKAIQTVLPSAQEAVDPLPGSLREGRGLVSLPEALLKIHRPHTKADIEDARARLKWDEAFVLQVALARRRHAETQLPAVPRKPAQDGLLTAFDDRLPFTLTDGQQKVSREIFDDLATDHPMHRLLQGEVGSGKTMVALRAMLAVVDAGGQAVMLAPTEVLAQQHHRSVVEMMGELAEGGMLGGAEHATKVVLLTGSMGAAARRHALLDLATGEAGIVIGTHALIEDKVRFHDLGLVVVDEQHRFGVEQRDALRGKGKQPPHLLVMTATPIPRTVAMTVFGDLETSVLDQLPAGRSPIASHVVPAADKPHFLSRAWERVREEVSNGHQAYVVCPRIGDEEDDPGKKGAPRKSPEDDAEKRPPLAVIDIAEQLAKGALQGLKVEILHGRMQPDDKDAVMRRFAAGETDVLVATTVIEVGVNVPNATAMVIMDADRFGVSQLHQLRGRVGRGSAAGLCLLVTEMPEASAARQRLNAVAGTLDGFELSRIDLEQRREGDVLGQAQSGARTSLRVLAVIEDEEIIAEARQEAAALVATDPELTGLPGLKTALEALLDEQREQYLEKG
- the rsmD gene encoding 16S rRNA (guanine(966)-N(2))-methyltransferase RsmD; translated protein: MTRVIAGKAGGRRLTVPQGTGTRPTSDRAREGLFSTWQSLLGGPLDGERVLDLYAGSGAVGLEALSRGAGHVLLVEADARAVRTVRENVKALGLPGAEVRAGKAEQTIRTPAPGEPYDIVFLDPPYAVSDDDLREILLTLRTEGWLAGEALVTVERSTRGGEFGWPDGFEAIRARRYGEGTFWYGRAASTCEDAR